In the Peptoclostridium acidaminophilum DSM 3953 genome, one interval contains:
- a CDS encoding flagellin N-terminal helical domain-containing protein, whose protein sequence is MRKGQTMRINHNIAALNALNRSNVNNERIASNFQRISSGLKINRASDDAAGLSISEKMKALIRGLGQAQNNIEDGKSLVSVAESALGLIMNPNLQRMRELIIQGMNGTYTQEDREKMQTEIDQIKQGIDEIANNTEFNTTKVLRPPLVDEASKPSGGVADIVFVVDVSGTMGAHQKTVATNLEKFAESIQAKGVTDIRMGLVTYGNDSYTIEKFNGDKWCTKFEELNETLNNLKNDAWEENGMTAMQLVANQYDFRESSAVSSKHIILLTDEFGDDNEKYDETLKRVKDTGIQVHGVYNPNASPYIYNGDYEKKSYFNFINEIGGKSVDIWEADWGNQLSSVIGEHIGSESSVEIDKDKMPTLHFQVGPAEGHTFEVELMDARVSKLGIDDVCIDPIENAEESLEKIDEAMAKVSSKRSEFGAYYNALEHIGNNVGNYQINLTNAQSIIESADIAKEIAELEKNKILLQASQSMIARSNEVVKGVLELLK, encoded by the coding sequence ATGCGAAAGGGGCAGACAATGAGAATAAATCACAACATCGCAGCTTTAAACGCTTTAAATCGCAGCAATGTAAATAATGAAAGGATTGCATCCAATTTTCAGAGGATAAGCAGTGGCCTTAAAATCAACCGGGCATCTGACGATGCAGCTGGACTTAGTATATCTGAAAAGATGAAGGCTCTGATAAGAGGGCTTGGACAAGCTCAGAACAACATCGAGGATGGTAAGTCACTTGTTAGTGTGGCTGAATCAGCGTTGGGTCTTATAATGAATCCAAATCTGCAGAGAATGCGGGAACTTATTATACAGGGGATGAATGGTACATACACACAGGAAGACAGAGAAAAAATGCAAACAGAGATAGATCAGATTAAGCAGGGGATAGATGAAATAGCAAACAATACGGAGTTCAACACAACAAAGGTTTTAAGACCACCGCTAGTGGATGAAGCTTCAAAACCAAGCGGTGGCGTTGCAGACATAGTTTTTGTGGTGGATGTTTCTGGCACGATGGGAGCTCATCAAAAAACAGTTGCAACTAATTTGGAGAAATTTGCAGAGAGCATACAGGCAAAAGGTGTAACTGATATTAGAATGGGTTTAGTTACATATGGTAATGATAGCTATACTATTGAGAAATTTAACGGAGATAAATGGTGTACTAAATTTGAAGAGTTAAATGAAACTTTGAATAATTTAAAAAATGATGCATGGGAAGAAAATGGAATGACTGCAATGCAATTAGTCGCAAATCAATATGATTTTAGAGAAAGTTCTGCAGTGTCGTCAAAACACATAATACTGCTTACGGATGAATTTGGTGATGACAACGAAAAATATGATGAAACATTGAAAAGGGTAAAAGACACTGGAATACAGGTACATGGGGTATATAATCCTAATGCTTCTCCTTACATTTATAACGGGGATTACGAAAAAAAGAGTTATTTTAATTTTATAAACGAAATTGGTGGTAAATCAGTTGATATATGGGAAGCTGATTGGGGGAACCAGCTTAGCAGTGTAATAGGTGAGCATATAGGCTCGGAAAGTAGTGTAGAGATTGATAAAGACAAGATGCCAACACTTCATTTTCAGGTAGGACCAGCTGAAGGGCATACATTTGAAGTAGAACTCATGGATGCAAGGGTTTCAAAGCTCGGGATTGATGATGTTTGTATAGACCCAATAGAAAACGCTGAAGAATCCCTGGAAAAGATTGATGAAGCAATGGCGAAGGTGTCTTCAAAGCGATCTGAATTCGGGGCGTACTACAATGCGCTTGAGCACATAGGAAACAATGTGGGGAATTATCAAATAAATCTTACAAATGCACAGAGTATTATTGAAAGCGCTGACATAGCTAAGGAGATAGCCGAACTGGAAAAAAACAAAATACTGCTGCAGGCATCACAGTCCATGATAGCGCGTTCGAATGAAGTGGTTAAGGGTGTATTGGAGTTATTAAAGTGA
- a CDS encoding IS110 family RNA-guided transposase — MSQFLNDFVVGIDVSSEFSVVAMIAPSGELIRKPFRIDHNPAGFNKLLEILKKEEERLKRKPIYFVESTGIFHLPLFFFLRSNDLKGFVLNPLCVHSTKNFDIRKVKNDNKDAEAIARLAKYQDVKFSMMPEPQILALRMMVREYYSRCDMLTEMKNRLCTDLYLLFPGFLDVFSNPFGKTALAVLSAYPSPKDVLNADPQQLLELISKSGRKGEKWSAKKALQLLETAQLSLSMPNEFALLDSKIRFHLDGIDSFKKCLNAIESQLHTIIDSSDFPDTARKHIELLDQMPGVGFISAVTLIAEINDFSLFKSPKAFTAFFGIDPSVNQSGKFTGDRNRISKRGTRIGRRVLFTMALSSIRTTRNGDSINPILRDYYLKKCVSKKKKVALIAVMHKLLHYIFAVLRDLKPFEFRSPQEHQAWRNNKLQTAPKHVA; from the coding sequence TTGTCCCAATTTTTAAACGATTTTGTTGTCGGAATTGATGTTTCATCAGAGTTTTCTGTAGTTGCAATGATAGCACCTTCCGGAGAGCTCATCCGCAAGCCTTTCAGGATTGACCATAATCCTGCTGGATTTAACAAGCTGCTCGAGATTCTCAAAAAAGAAGAAGAGCGGTTAAAACGAAAGCCCATCTACTTCGTAGAATCTACGGGTATCTTTCATTTACCACTCTTCTTCTTTCTGAGATCGAATGACCTCAAAGGTTTTGTCCTAAACCCTTTATGTGTCCATTCTACCAAGAATTTCGACATTAGAAAAGTGAAAAATGATAATAAAGATGCCGAGGCTATCGCAAGGCTTGCAAAATACCAGGATGTAAAGTTTTCCATGATGCCCGAGCCTCAAATTCTCGCACTTCGCATGATGGTGAGGGAATATTACTCCCGCTGTGACATGCTCACTGAGATGAAAAACAGGCTCTGCACGGATCTTTACTTGCTGTTCCCGGGCTTTCTTGATGTGTTTTCCAATCCTTTTGGAAAGACCGCGTTGGCTGTTTTAAGCGCTTATCCTTCGCCTAAGGATGTTCTAAATGCAGACCCTCAGCAGTTGCTTGAGCTCATTTCCAAAAGCGGCAGAAAAGGCGAGAAGTGGTCAGCCAAAAAAGCTCTGCAACTTCTTGAAACAGCACAGCTTTCTTTGAGTATGCCAAATGAATTCGCTCTGCTTGACTCCAAAATAAGATTCCATCTTGATGGAATCGACAGCTTTAAAAAGTGTCTTAATGCTATAGAATCACAGTTGCACACTATCATCGACTCAAGCGACTTTCCTGACACCGCTCGAAAGCACATCGAGCTTTTGGATCAAATGCCTGGCGTAGGCTTTATCAGTGCGGTCACTCTGATCGCGGAAATCAACGATTTCAGCCTATTCAAGTCTCCAAAGGCCTTTACAGCTTTCTTTGGCATAGATCCATCAGTCAATCAGTCGGGCAAGTTCACTGGCGACCGCAACAGGATTTCTAAACGAGGCACCCGCATTGGCAGAAGAGTTCTCTTCACAATGGCTCTGTCCTCAATAAGAACCACCAGAAACGGCGATTCCATAAATCCGATTCTTCGCGACTACTATTTGAAAAAATGTGTCAGCAAGAAGAAAAAGGTGGCCCTTATAGCCGTTATGCATAAGTTGCTCCACTACATTTTTGCGGTTCTTCGTGACTTAAAACCGTTTGAATTTAGAAGCCCGCAGGAGCACCAAGCATGGAGAAACAACAAGCTTCAAACTGCACCAAAACATGTTGCTTAA
- a CDS encoding copper amine oxidase N-terminal domain-containing protein: MKKYLFLIIAIITTLLSTVSFAERPIIVEVNEEKLWFNDIQPQIINGRTMVPIRSVSEALGLNVQWDSKTGMVILDDGYNVIRVTINSNNAI, encoded by the coding sequence TTGAAAAAATATTTATTTTTGATCATAGCAATTATAACTACTTTATTGTCTACAGTTTCTTTTGCAGAAAGACCAATTATTGTGGAGGTTAATGAAGAAAAATTGTGGTTTAATGATATACAACCTCAAATTATAAATGGGAGGACTATGGTTCCAATTAGAAGTGTATCAGAAGCACTGGGATTAAATGTACAATGGGACTCAAAAACAGGAATGGTAATTTTAGATGACGGATATAATGTTATTAGAGTAACTATAAATTCTAATAATGCAATTTGA
- a CDS encoding copper amine oxidase N-terminal domain-containing protein gives MKKYLFLIIAIITTLLSTVSFAERPIIVEVNEEKLWFNDIQPQIINGRTMVPIRSVSEALGLNVQWDSKTGMVILDDGYNVIRVTINSNNAKINDVNFWMDVPAQIINNRTMVPIRFISEGMGYDVLWRENYTDNCIEVIISNDLNNMEKEVTEYSNFMLTKQQASDIVLEKVDPRREWVDIPLPENIYLVSIRGTNYYKVNLTMTYMYGDNGNIRTRTTSLESYYIDALSGEMYDYLLRPYR, from the coding sequence TTGAAAAAATATTTATTTTTGATCATAGCAATTATAACTACTTTATTGTCTACAGTTTCTTTTGCAGAAAGACCAATTATTGTGGAGGTTAATGAAGAAAAATTGTGGTTTAATGATATACAACCTCAAATTATAAATGGGAGGACTATGGTTCCAATTAGAAGTGTATCAGAAGCACTGGGATTAAATGTACAATGGGACTCAAAAACAGGAATGGTAATTTTAGATGACGGATATAATGTTATTAGAGTAACTATAAATTCTAATAATGCAAAAATAAATGATGTTAATTTTTGGATGGATGTTCCTGCCCAGATAATAAACAATAGAACGATGGTTCCTATTAGATTTATTTCTGAAGGTATGGGTTATGATGTTCTGTGGCGTGAGAATTATACGGACAATTGCATTGAAGTAATTATATCGAATGATTTAAACAATATGGAAAAAGAAGTAACTGAATATTCAAATTTTATGCTAACAAAGCAACAAGCGAGTGATATTGTATTGGAAAAAGTAGACCCAAGAAGAGAATGGGTAGACATTCCATTGCCAGAAAATATTTACTTGGTTAGCATTAGAGGAACTAATTATTACAAGGTAAATTTAACAATGACATATATGTATGGAGATAATGGCAATATTAGAACTCGAACAACAAGTCTAGAAAGCTATTATATCGATGCATTATCAGGCGAAATGTACGATTATTTATTAAGGCCATACAGATAA
- a CDS encoding flagellin: MKWAGARHQVKKLFKNQSFGTDFFCGTDFFFAVIGEHIGSESSVEIDEAMAKVSSKRSEFGAYFNTLEHIGNNVGNYQINLTNAQSIIESADIAKAIAELEKNKVLLQASQSMIARSNEVGEGILELLK, from the coding sequence GTGAAATGGGCCGGAGCCAGGCACCAAGTTAAAAAGTTATTCAAGAATCAGTCTTTTGGGACTGATTTTTTTTGTGGGACTGATTTTTTTTTCGCCGTAATAGGTGAGCATATAGGCTCGGAAAGCAGTGTCGAGATCGATGAAGCAATGGCGAAGGTTTCCTCAAAGCGATCTGAATTCGGGGCGTACTTCAATACGCTTGAGCATATAGGAAATAATGTGGGGAACTATCAAATCAATCTTACGAATGCACAAAGCATAATTGAAAGCGCGGATATAGCCAAGGCTATAGCAGAGCTAGAAAAAAACAAAGTGCTGCTGCAGGCGTCACAATCGATGATAGCGCGTTCGAATGAAGTGGGGGAGGGAATATTAGAGCTTTTAAAATAA
- a CDS encoding DUF6431 domain-containing protein translates to MCEGTLSVRDTRKRHVIGQDGSRRTYRLRRLKCTACGKLHIELPKCMLPFKHYEASAIETAIDQSRSDCPADDSTINRWKRAFNAVLPQIEGALRACWTSHESRHFPLLNRISLLHYIRLEGPGWLAFVHYLLSKTGIWLHTYFACCP, encoded by the coding sequence ATCTGCGAAGGTACTCTAAGCGTTCGTGACACAAGAAAGCGTCATGTAATCGGGCAAGATGGATCCAGAAGGACTTATAGGCTTAGGCGGCTAAAGTGTACTGCCTGCGGCAAGCTTCACATTGAACTGCCCAAATGCATGCTTCCTTTCAAGCACTATGAGGCTTCTGCAATTGAAACTGCAATTGACCAGTCAAGAAGCGATTGCCCTGCCGATGATTCAACCATTAACCGCTGGAAAAGAGCATTTAATGCGGTTTTGCCTCAGATAGAAGGCGCTCTGAGGGCGTGCTGGACTAGTCATGAAAGCAGGCATTTTCCACTTTTAAATCGGATTTCTTTACTCCATTACATAAGACTTGAGGGACCTGGTTGGCTAGCTTTTGTCCATTATCTGCTTAGCAAAACAGGAATTTGGCTGCACACCTACTTTGCGTGTTGTCCGTAA
- a CDS encoding DDE-type integrase/transposase/recombinase produces MKTQSKPEDVAAKRMLLIMPLLEDGLDHSMIVELKKKIAEQNGVSYRSVSRYLYAFKKSGFEGLKPRFSNTRNQSSLMENFDEIVDIAVELRRECPTRSVRDIIKIMELENLIEAGTLRRSTLQRHLHARGFGSKQMKIYTKKGSASRRFQKNHRCMLYQGDIKYGPYLPIGKNGAKKQVYLSAFIDDATRFVVSAKFYENQKVEIIEDTLRSAIMSYGKPDAIYVDNGKQYRSEWLKRACTRLGIKLLFAKPYHPEGKGKIEAFNRRVDSFLSEVALMNMTSLDELNHYLQLWISNHYHKTEHYGLGGISPETAFKTDSRPLKFIDMAACTEAFLHTDERLVDKTGCVSFAGKKYEAGLQLIGRKVEVRYDPSWSHEVEIHHKDFEPFKAKELEIGENCGARASLPQQLAPVKADGSRFLEGLNKANITNRTKKDIAVVFRKNREVKENV; encoded by the coding sequence ATGAAAACGCAAAGCAAACCTGAAGATGTAGCCGCAAAACGAATGCTGCTTATAATGCCGCTGCTTGAGGACGGCCTGGATCATAGCATGATTGTCGAGCTCAAAAAGAAGATTGCAGAGCAAAACGGTGTTTCCTACAGAAGTGTTTCTAGATATCTGTATGCCTTTAAAAAGAGTGGCTTTGAAGGATTAAAGCCCCGGTTTTCAAATACCAGAAATCAAAGCTCTTTGATGGAAAACTTTGATGAGATCGTTGACATCGCAGTGGAGCTAAGGCGCGAATGTCCGACTCGCAGCGTCAGGGATATCATCAAAATAATGGAACTTGAAAACCTTATTGAAGCTGGCACTTTAAGAAGAAGCACGCTTCAAAGACATCTTCATGCTCGAGGCTTTGGCTCCAAGCAGATGAAGATCTATACGAAAAAAGGGAGCGCATCCCGCAGGTTTCAAAAGAATCATCGCTGCATGCTCTACCAGGGCGACATCAAATACGGACCCTACCTTCCGATAGGAAAAAATGGTGCCAAGAAGCAGGTCTATTTGTCGGCGTTCATAGATGATGCCACCAGATTTGTCGTGTCCGCAAAGTTTTACGAAAACCAAAAGGTTGAGATAATCGAGGATACGCTCCGCAGCGCAATAATGAGCTACGGCAAGCCGGACGCCATCTATGTAGACAACGGAAAGCAGTATCGCTCGGAATGGCTTAAAAGAGCATGCACAAGGCTTGGAATCAAGCTTTTATTCGCAAAGCCCTACCACCCGGAGGGGAAAGGCAAAATCGAGGCCTTCAACCGCAGAGTGGATTCATTCCTTTCGGAAGTAGCCTTGATGAATATGACCTCGCTTGATGAGCTCAACCACTATCTTCAGCTATGGATTTCGAATCATTACCATAAAACAGAGCATTACGGACTCGGAGGAATCTCACCGGAAACGGCTTTCAAAACCGACTCTCGGCCTCTTAAGTTCATAGACATGGCAGCTTGCACCGAGGCCTTCCTGCATACCGATGAAAGGCTTGTAGACAAGACCGGTTGCGTCAGCTTCGCTGGTAAAAAGTATGAAGCAGGACTGCAGCTCATTGGCAGAAAAGTTGAGGTCCGCTATGATCCGTCATGGTCGCACGAAGTTGAAATTCACCATAAGGACTTTGAGCCCTTCAAAGCAAAAGAGCTTGAAATAGGAGAAAACTGCGGCGCTAGGGCTTCCCTGCCTCAGCAGCTTGCTCCCGTAAAAGCCGATGGCTCAAGGTTTCTGGAAGGACTAAACAAAGCAAACATCACCAACCGAACTAAAAAAGACATCGCAGTAGTCTTTAGAAAGAATCGGGAGGTGAAAGAAAATGTATGA
- a CDS encoding ExeA family protein codes for MYEAFFEMQHTPFVNSVPTESLYMSPMLDETLGRLEFVAEKRLFALVTADVGCGKTTAIRKFTASLPSDRYQVLYLSDSKLTPRWFYKGLLDQLGVESKFYRGDSKRQLHQHLEVIRGVHSKTVVTIVDEAHLLDRETLEEIRFLLNYKMDSLNPMALILVGQNELWDKLKLQRYAAIRQRIDIKCEIPQYDRAQTQEYIAAHLAYAKGAQEVFTDKAIDEVYKYSAGSARAINKVCTHALMYASQRAKKLVDDHMIRTVIEGELP; via the coding sequence ATGTATGAAGCCTTCTTCGAGATGCAGCATACGCCCTTTGTAAACAGCGTACCCACAGAAAGTCTCTACATGTCTCCAATGCTCGATGAAACGCTTGGAAGACTTGAGTTCGTCGCAGAAAAGCGCCTGTTTGCACTGGTTACGGCAGATGTAGGCTGCGGCAAAACAACTGCCATTAGAAAATTTACAGCCTCGCTTCCCTCAGACCGCTATCAGGTACTGTACCTTTCAGATTCAAAGCTGACTCCCAGATGGTTCTATAAGGGTCTTCTTGATCAGCTCGGCGTAGAATCCAAGTTCTACCGTGGCGACTCGAAACGACAACTTCATCAGCATCTGGAGGTCATCCGGGGTGTTCACAGCAAGACAGTTGTTACAATAGTCGACGAAGCGCATCTTCTCGACCGGGAAACACTTGAAGAAATCCGATTTCTGCTAAACTACAAGATGGACTCCTTAAACCCGATGGCTCTTATTCTGGTTGGTCAAAATGAGCTATGGGACAAGCTCAAGCTTCAAAGATACGCTGCTATCCGCCAAAGAATAGACATAAAGTGCGAAATACCGCAGTATGACCGGGCTCAGACCCAAGAATACATAGCTGCGCACCTTGCATACGCAAAGGGTGCGCAGGAAGTTTTTACCGACAAGGCTATTGACGAGGTCTACAAGTACTCGGCCGGCTCAGCCAGAGCCATCAATAAAGTATGTACCCATGCGCTTATGTATGCCTCGCAGCGAGCAAAGAAGCTGGTCGACGACCACATGATCAGAACAGTAATCGAAGGCGAACTCCCTTAA
- a CDS encoding IS110 family RNA-guided transposase, whose translation MSNNLFENLFISVGIDVGADFSWMSIALPNQTFVGKPFKIMHSDLNSLSLVVSKIKEAEELYSLESRIFLESTGIYHYPLFCYLRDKGFNIAVINPIITKNSTNINIRKVHNDRFDSRKVALVGLKPDLKVSLMPSDLALDLRNLSREYYDLMDNRSAYVNKLQGELRMVFPQYLKIFSKITTNTALTLLEKYTSPEAFLSASKEEIVDSIRSTARFGLTYAENKYNAIIQAANDANTFGYSVSSNFKRILLYIRFIRNYDIEVASVLSDMHELVDTNETTDFVKQVRLVESYKGAGFLSAVSLMGEIGDFSSFRSPKQLFAYFGLDPAVKQSGQFEGTKISMSKRGSRIARRVIHTMALISISKNRDGSAKNPVLRDYYLKKCQSKPKMVALGAVMHKVCNIVFAILRDEKEFAIITPEDHQMNYLRAKCDKAA comes from the coding sequence ATGTCAAACAATCTTTTTGAAAATTTATTTATCTCGGTCGGTATTGATGTTGGTGCGGACTTCAGTTGGATGTCTATCGCACTGCCTAACCAGACCTTTGTGGGAAAGCCTTTTAAAATCATGCATTCCGACCTTAATTCCTTAAGCTTAGTTGTTTCTAAAATAAAAGAAGCAGAAGAGCTGTATTCCTTAGAAAGTCGCATCTTTCTGGAATCCACGGGAATTTATCATTACCCACTCTTCTGCTATCTTCGTGATAAGGGTTTTAACATTGCGGTTATCAATCCTATCATCACTAAGAATAGCACAAACATCAACATTAGAAAAGTACATAATGACCGTTTTGATTCAAGAAAGGTTGCATTGGTAGGTCTTAAACCTGATTTAAAGGTATCACTAATGCCATCTGATCTTGCTCTTGATTTGCGAAATCTTTCAAGAGAGTATTACGATCTGATGGATAATCGCTCTGCCTATGTGAATAAGCTACAGGGAGAATTGCGCATGGTATTTCCACAGTATTTAAAAATATTTTCCAAGATAACCACAAATACAGCTCTGACCTTACTGGAAAAATACACATCTCCTGAAGCATTTCTAAGTGCCTCAAAAGAAGAGATTGTTGATTCTATAAGGTCTACTGCCAGGTTTGGACTTACATATGCTGAAAACAAGTATAATGCCATAATCCAGGCTGCAAATGATGCAAATACCTTTGGGTATTCTGTAAGCAGTAATTTCAAGCGAATACTTCTATATATCCGTTTTATCAGAAACTATGATATTGAAGTGGCCTCTGTTCTTTCTGATATGCATGAACTTGTTGATACGAATGAAACTACTGATTTTGTGAAACAAGTCCGCTTAGTTGAATCCTATAAAGGAGCTGGCTTCTTATCCGCAGTGAGTCTAATGGGTGAGATTGGCGATTTTTCATCTTTTCGTTCACCAAAGCAACTCTTTGCTTATTTTGGGCTAGATCCAGCTGTAAAGCAGTCTGGGCAATTTGAAGGCACAAAGATCTCCATGTCAAAGCGAGGTTCCCGCATTGCCAGAAGAGTTATTCATACAATGGCTCTTATCAGTATCAGTAAGAACAGAGATGGCTCTGCCAAAAATCCGGTCTTGCGTGATTACTATTTAAAGAAATGCCAATCAAAGCCTAAAATGGTTGCTCTTGGAGCTGTTATGCATAAAGTCTGTAACATTGTGTTTGCAATACTTCGTGATGAAAAAGAATTCGCTATCATCACCCCAGAAGATCATCAAATGAATTACTTAAGAGCTAAATGCGATAAAGCTGCGTAA
- a CDS encoding NHL repeat-containing protein, with amino-acid sequence MKCKRIRVGIFAFALALLLSATPLVGLADNSNTDVYEFVTRWGSSGTGDGQFASSYGIATDNRGNVYVADTYNDRVQKFDSDGNFITKWGSNGTGDGQFDSPSNIAVDGRGNVYVGDVLNYRIQKFDSNGNFITKWGSNGASDGQFNVPSGIATDRSGNVYVSDVWNARVQKFDSYGNFITKFSVANASGIEVDNRGNMYVVEPMLSAMVKNDSDGNFITSLYYWDNPPFLFIPNDVAVDNKGNLFVIGSSGGTIEVQKYALQQADGQ; translated from the coding sequence ATGAAATGCAAGCGTATACGAGTAGGGATATTTGCATTTGCGTTAGCATTGTTACTATCAGCGACTCCACTTGTTGGATTGGCTGATAACTCAAACACAGATGTCTATGAATTTGTAACCAGATGGGGCAGCAGTGGTACTGGCGATGGACAATTTGCAAGTTCATATGGCATAGCAACAGATAACAGAGGCAACGTGTATGTGGCTGACACCTATAACGACAGGGTGCAGAAGTTTGACTCTGATGGCAATTTCATAACCAAATGGGGTAGCAATGGAACTGGCGATGGGCAGTTTGATTCCCCAAGTAACATAGCCGTAGATGGTAGAGGCAATGTATATGTAGGTGATGTTTTGAACTATAGAATACAGAAGTTTGACTCTAATGGCAACTTTATAACCAAGTGGGGAAGCAATGGCGCTAGTGACGGACAGTTTAATGTTCCATCCGGAATAGCAACAGACAGAAGCGGCAACGTGTATGTAAGTGATGTTTGGAACGCGAGGGTACAGAAGTTCGACTCTTACGGTAACTTCATAACCAAATTTAGTGTTGCTAACGCAAGCGGCATAGAAGTAGACAATCGAGGTAATATGTATGTGGTAGAGCCTATGCTTTCCGCGATGGTGAAAAACGACTCTGATGGCAATTTCATAACATCGCTGTATTACTGGGATAATCCTCCTTTCTTGTTTATTCCTAACGATGTAGCGGTAGATAACAAAGGGAATTTATTCGTTATAGGCTCAAGTGGAGGAACTATAGAAGTACAAAAATATGCACTTCAACAGGCAGACGGACAATAG
- the istB gene encoding IS21-like element helper ATPase IstB, giving the protein MNSVINEEDQYIYKTLKRFKLVDIRDNYKDLIEEASEEKLDYRQFLIKLLQYEDKGKKERTLERLIKGAGFKCENTIENYDFAFHSYRHKGKIMELASLDFLKRSENIILIGPPGVGKSHVATAIGIKACEAGKRVLCVNANEFIDELSNQAYQGSLKKFLKKLSRIDLILLDELGYLKMDKEKESLFFQFIRHRYEKNALIITTNLPLERWGEIFTSQLAATAILDRLVHHSHIVSITGESYRVKGKPREARNNEPRS; this is encoded by the coding sequence GTGAATTCTGTAATTAACGAAGAAGATCAGTACATATACAAAACACTGAAAAGATTCAAATTAGTAGACATCCGGGATAATTACAAAGATTTGATCGAGGAAGCCAGCGAAGAAAAACTGGATTATAGGCAATTTTTAATTAAATTGCTCCAATACGAAGATAAGGGAAAGAAGGAGCGTACTCTGGAAAGACTCATAAAGGGAGCCGGATTCAAATGTGAGAATACCATTGAGAATTATGATTTTGCATTCCATTCCTACCGTCATAAAGGAAAAATAATGGAGCTAGCCAGCTTAGATTTTCTGAAGCGCAGTGAAAACATCATCTTGATTGGACCACCTGGAGTCGGGAAAAGTCATGTGGCCACAGCTATTGGGATAAAAGCCTGTGAGGCTGGGAAAAGAGTCCTGTGCGTGAATGCCAATGAATTTATCGACGAGCTTTCTAATCAGGCTTATCAAGGAAGTCTAAAAAAGTTTCTGAAGAAGCTTTCCAGAATAGACCTTATACTTCTGGATGAGTTGGGATATCTGAAAATGGACAAAGAAAAAGAGAGCCTGTTTTTTCAATTTATCCGCCACAGATACGAGAAAAACGCTCTCATTATAACAACCAATTTACCGTTAGAACGCTGGGGAGAAATATTTACCAGCCAGCTTGCAGCTACTGCAATCCTTGATAGGCTGGTACATCACTCTCACATAGTCAGTATAACAGGCGAGAGTTATCGTGTAAAGGGGAAGCCAAGGGAGGCAAGAAATAATGAGCCAAGATCATAA